In Mixophyes fleayi isolate aMixFle1 chromosome 4, aMixFle1.hap1, whole genome shotgun sequence, the following proteins share a genomic window:
- the LOC142149853 gene encoding histone H1-like, giving the protein MAETAPVAAESVPLSEGAGKKKRQPKKAAGGTKKSPKPSGPKVSELILKAVSASKERSGVSLAALKKALAAGGYDVEKNNTRVKLAVKGLVSKETLIQVKGSGASGSFKLNKKQLESKGKAAKKSVQPKKPAAKKVAKSPKKPKKSPSAAKSPKKVKKPTASAAKSPKKAAKSPAKKAAKPKAAAKPKATKSTAKKAAKPKAAKSPAKKAAKPKATKSPAKKAAAKK; this is encoded by the coding sequence ATGGCAGAAACCGCACCAGTCGCCGCTGAGTCTGTTCCTCTATCAGAGGGCGCCGGCAAGAAGAAGAGACAGCCGAAGAAAGCCGCAGGAGGAACCAAGAAGAGCCCCAAACCCTCTGGTCCTAAAGTGTCCGAGCTGATCCTGAAAGCCGTGTCCGCCTCTAAAGAGCGCAGCGGGGTTTCTCTTGCCGCCTTGAAGAAGGCTCTGGCTGCCGGAGGTTACGATGTGGAGAAGAATAACACCCGCGTCAAACTGGCTGTGAAAGGTTTGGTGAGCAAAGAAACCCTCATCCAGGTGAAAGGCAGCGGCGCTTCCGGCTCCTTCAAGCTGAATaagaagcagctggagagcaaagGGAAGGCGGCCAAGAAGTCTGTGCAGCCCAAGAAGCCGGCGGCAAAGAAAGTGGCCAAATCCCCTAAGAAGCCCAAGAAATCTCCGAGTGCAGCCAAGAGCCCGAAGAAGGTGAAGAAGCCAACGGCGTCTGCCGCAAAAAGCCCGAAGAAGGCAGCCAAGAGCCCGGCCAAGAAGGCGGCTAAGCCCAAagctgcagctaagcccaaagctACCAAGAGCACGGCTAAGAAAGCGGCTAAACCTAAAGctgccaagagcccggctaaaaaGGCGGCTAAGCCCAAAGCTACCAAGAGTCCGGCTAAGAAAGCTGCGGCAAAGAAGTGA
- the LOC142149855 gene encoding histone H1-like: MAETAPVAAESVPLSEGAGKKKRQPKKAAGGAKKSPKPSGPKVSELILKAVSASKERSGVSYTALKKALAAGGYDVEKNNTRVKLAVKGLVSQETLIQVKGSGASGSFKLNKKQLESKGMAAKKSVQPKKPAAKKVAKSPKKPKKAPSAAKSPKKVKKPTAAAAKSPKKAAKSPAKKAAKPKAAKKAAKPKATKSPAKKAAKPKATKSPAKKAAKPKATKSPAKKAAAKK, from the coding sequence ATGGCAGAAACCGCACCAGTCGCCGCTGAGTCTGTTCCTCTATCAGAGGGCGCCGGCAAGAAGAAGAGACAGCCGAAGAAAGCCGCAGGAGGAGCCAAGAAGAGCCCCAAACCCTCTGGTCCTAAAGTGTCCGAGCTGATCCTGAAAGCCGTGTCCGCCTCCAAAGAGCGCAGCGGGGTTTCTTATACCGCCCTGAAGAAGGCTCTGGCTGCCGGAGGTTACGATGTGGAGAAGAATAACACCCGCGTCAAACTGGCTGTGAAAGGTTTGGTGAGCCAGGAAACCCTCATCCAGGTGAAAGGCAGCGGCGCTTCCGGCTCCTTCAAGCTGAATaagaagcagctggagagcaaagGGATGGCGGCCAAGAAGTCTGTGCAGCCCAAGAAGCCGGCGGCAAAGAAAGTGGCCAAATCCCCTAAGAAGCCCAAGAAAGCTCCGAGTGCGGCCAAGAGCCCGAAGAAGGTGAAGAAGCCAACGGCGGCTGCCGCAAAAAGCCCGAAGAAGGCAGCCAAGAGCCCGGCCAAGAAGGCGGCTAAGCCCAAAGCTGCCAAGaaagcagctaagcccaaagctaccaagagcccggctaagaaAGCGGCTAAACCTAAAGCTaccaagagcccggctaaaaaGGCGGCTAAGCCCAAAGCTACCAAGAGTCCGGCTAAGAAAGCTGCGGCAAAGAAGTGA
- the LOC142149854 gene encoding histone H2A type 2-B encodes MSGRGKQGGKTRAKAKTRSSRAGLQFPVGRVHRLLRKGNYAQRVGAGAPVYMAAVLEYLTAEILELAGNAARDNKKTRIIPRHLQLAVRNDEELNKLLGGVTIAQGGVLPNIQAVLLPKKTESHKPAKSK; translated from the coding sequence ATGTCTGGAAGAGGGAAACAAGGCGGTAAGACCCGGGCTAAGGCCAAGACTCGCTCATCTCGGGCCGGTCTGCAGTTTCCTGTCGGTCGCGTTCACCGTCTACTGAGGAAGGGAAACTATGCGCAGCGTGTGGGAGCCGGAGCCCCGGTGTATATGGCCGCAGTACTCGAGTACCTGACGGCTGAGATTCTGGAGCTGGCCGGGAACGCCgcccgtgataacaagaagacccgtatcatcccccgccacctgcaGCTCGCCGTGCGCAACGATGAGGAGCTCAATAAGCTGCTCGGTGGGGTGACCATCGCCCAGGGAGGtgtcctgcccaacatccaggccgtgCTGCTGCCCAAGAAGACCGAGAGCCACAAGCCGGCCAAGAGCAAGTGA
- the LOC142150680 gene encoding histone H3, whose product MARTKQTARKSTGGKAPRKQLATKAARKSAPATGGVKKPHRYRPGTVALREIRRYQKSTELLIRKLPFQRLVREIAQDFKTDLRFQSSAVMALQEASEAYLVGLFEDTNLCAIHAKRVTIMPKDIQLARRIRGERA is encoded by the coding sequence ATGGCCAGGACTAAGCAAACAGCCCGTAAATCCACCGGAGGGAAAGCTCCCCGCAAGCAGCTGGCAACTAAAGCCGCCCGGAAGAGCGCCCCAGCTACCGGCGGCGTGAAGAAGCCGCATCGTTACCGTCCCGGGACTGTTGCTCTCCGAGAGATCCGCCGCTACCAGAAATCCACTGAGCTGTTGATCCGCAAGCTGCCCTTCCAGCGTCTGGTGCGGGAGATCGCCCAGGACTTCAAGACCGACCTGCGCTTCCAGAGCTCGGCAGTCATGGCCCTGCAAGAGGCCAGCGAGGCTTACCTGGTGGGGCTCTTCGAGGACACCAACCTCTGCGCCATCCACGCCAAGAGGGTGACCATCATGCCCAAGGACATCCAGCTGGCCCGCAGAATCCGCGGGGAGAGGGCATAA